Proteins from one Bactrocera neohumeralis isolate Rockhampton chromosome 3, APGP_CSIRO_Bneo_wtdbg2-racon-allhic-juicebox.fasta_v2, whole genome shotgun sequence genomic window:
- the LOC126753724 gene encoding zinc finger MYM-type protein 1-like — MPPKKKLSGAQFKQIREEKKAAAVKNSGNIQQFFTRKLPSTQTAQSQSEDENDELNREQNMEVQCNDTLSETDSSNQHRVGQEEDSIEINFNNPKTWKIDKNSIKLYIEQGPINGDDISVYPVTNNRRFEKKWFTRTMTNGEKVHRNWLIYCEQLDSLFCFPCILFNDDRSSIWLNGFNDWQHLNPYLPRHENSTSHRSNYIKMKTFEKKLKCGGFIDDHLLKEFDKERAKWRHILKVILDAIFHCVKNNDALRGSSEVIGRPDCGKFLNTIELISHYDATIKKHIETHNKGTISYFSPAIQNELINLAAQQVQSHIISDIKAAKYFSILFDCTTDISHKEQMVQIIRYVKIENKKCTIEESFITFINTEEKTGEGLSGEILDKLRKDGLDIANVRGQSYDNGANMAGKYKA; from the exons ATGCCACCAAAGAAGAAATTGTCGGGTGCTCAATTCAAGCAGATTCGCGAAGAGAAAAAGGCTGCAGCAGTAAAAAATAGTGGTAATATCCAGCAATTCTTCACGAGGAAATTACCATCAACGCAGACTGCACAATCGCAATCAGAAGACGAAAATGATGAATTGAATAGAGAACAAAACATGGAAGTGCAATGCAACGATACGCTTTCTGAGACGGATTCCTCAAATCAGCACAGAGTGGGACAGGAAGAAGATTCGATTGAAATCAATTTCAATAATCCCAAAACAtggaaaattgataaaaattccATCAAATTATATATCGAACAGGGTCCTATCAATGGTGACGATATTTCCGTGTACCCAGTTACAAATAATAgacgttttgagaaaaaatggTTTACTCGAACTATGACAAATGGTGAGAAAGTACACAGGAACTGGTTGATCTACTGTGAACAGCTTGACTCTCTGTTTTGTTTTCCGTGTATCCTCTTCAACGATGACAGGAGCAGCATTTGGTTGAACGGCTTCAACGACTGGCAACATCTCAATCCCTATTTACCGAGACACGAAAACTCGACGTCTCATAGAtccaattatataaaaatgaaaacatttgaGAAGAAGTTGAAATGTGGCGGTTTCATCGATGACCATCTTCTCAAAGAATTTGATAAGGAAAGAGCAAAGTGGCGACATATTTTAAAAGTGATACTCGATGCAATTTTCCACTGCGTCAAAAACAACGACGCCCTTAGAGGTAGCAGTGAAGTAATTGGGCGACCAGACTGTGGAAAGTTTTTGAACACTATTGAATTGATTAGCCACTATGATGccacaataaaaaaacatatcgaGACACACAATAAAGGCACAATCTCATATTTTTCACCGGCGATTCAAAACGAATTGATCAATTTGGCTGCCCAGCAAGTGCAATCACATATAATTAGCGACATAAAAGCAGCTAAATATTTCTCAATCCTCTTCGATTGTACGACCGACATTTCTCACAAAGAACAGATGGTTCAAATAATTCGGTACGTTAAAATCGAAAACAAGAAATGTACAATTGAAGAAAGCTTCATCACGTTTATTAACACCGAAGAAAAAACCGGTGAAGGTCTTTCGGGAGAAATTCTTGATAAATTAAGAAAAGATGGGCTAGACATTGCAAATGTACGAGGACAGTCTTATGACAACGGAGCTAATATGGCAGGCAAATATAAAG CCTAA